The window CCGGACCGGGGCGGGTCGCGAGCAGGTGCTGGTAGATGCGGCGGAAGAGCCCCGGCCACGCGCTGCGCGGCGCGTAGTAGAGCGAGTGGTGCAGCGTGACGAGCGTCACGCGGCGTCCGCCGAGCGCGCGCTTGCGGAAGCGCAGCGTCGCCGCGTCGCTACCGAGGAGCTTGCCGTAGTCGCCGCGCACGAGGCGCACGTGCTTCGTGCTCTGCCGGCGGATGCGCTCGGCGACGACGTCGTTCCGCCGCCGACACCCTTCCCGCCATCGCCGCGCCTTGTTGCGCGTCGGCAGGGGGTTCGACAAGGGAAGCGAATGAAGCTCGCCTTTCTCGGACTCGGCGTCATGGGCTACCCGATGGCGCGCCACCTTGCGGCCGCGGGTCACGAGCTCGCGGTGTTCAACCGTACCCGCGCGAAGGCCGAGCGCTGGGTCGCGGAGCACGGCGGTCGGGTCGCGACCTCCGCCGCCGACGCGGCGCGCGACGCGGAGGTCGTGTTCGCCTGCGTCGGCAACGACGACGACGTGCGCGCGGTGACGCTCGGCGACGACGGCGCGCTCGCGACCATGGCGCGTGGCACGGTGTTCGTCGACCACACGACGACGTCCGCGCGGCTCGCGCGCGAGGTCGCGGCCGCGGCGGCCGAGCGCGGCGTCGCGTTCCTCGATGCGCCCGTGTCGGGCGGACAGGTCGGCGCCGAGAGCGGCGCGCTCACCATCATGGTCGGCGGCGACGCGGACGCGCTCGAGCGCGTGCGGCCGCTGCTCGACTGCTACGCGCGCCGGGTCGCGCGCCTCGGTCCCTCGGGCTCGGGCCAGCTCGCGAAGATGGTCAACCAGATCTGCCTCGCCGGGCTGATCCAGGGGCTCGCGGAAGGGCTGCACTTCGCGCGCGCCGTCGGTCTCGACCCGCAGGCGGTGGTCGACGTGATCTCGCACGGGGCGGCGCAGTCCTGGCAGATGGACCATCGTCACAAGACGATGCTCGCCGGCGAGTACGAGCACGGCTTCGCCGTCGACTGGATGCGCAAGGACCTCGGCTTCGCGCTCGACGAGGCGCGCCGGCACGGCGCGCACCTGCCGGTCACGGCGCTCGTCGACCAGCTCTACGGCGAGGTGCAGGCGATGGGCGGCGGACGGTGGGACACGTCGAGCCTGCTCGCGCGGCTCGAGCGCCTGCGCGGCAGCTGAGCGCGTCGTTTCCGCGCGCGGTCACCGTGAGCGTCCGCGAGGGCGCGCGGGGCGCGTCGGTCAGCGTCGCGGCGAGCGCTTCGGGCGCGGCACCGTCGCGTCGATCTCGACGCCCAGGCTGTTCAGCGCGCCCGCGAGCATCGCGTACTGCCCGACGGTGAAGATCAGATCGAGGATCTGCTCGGTCGAGTAGCGCTCGCGCAGCGCCGCCCAGGTGGCGTCGGAGAGGCACGAGTCGCGCTTCAGCTCGTCGGCCGCAC is drawn from Candidatus Binatia bacterium and contains these coding sequences:
- a CDS encoding NAD(P)-dependent oxidoreductase — translated: MKLAFLGLGVMGYPMARHLAAAGHELAVFNRTRAKAERWVAEHGGRVATSAADAARDAEVVFACVGNDDDVRAVTLGDDGALATMARGTVFVDHTTTSARLAREVAAAAAERGVAFLDAPVSGGQVGAESGALTIMVGGDADALERVRPLLDCYARRVARLGPSGSGQLAKMVNQICLAGLIQGLAEGLHFARAVGLDPQAVVDVISHGAAQSWQMDHRHKTMLAGEYEHGFAVDWMRKDLGFALDEARRHGAHLPVTALVDQLYGEVQAMGGGRWDTSSLLARLERLRGS